In one Kosmotoga arenicorallina S304 genomic region, the following are encoded:
- a CDS encoding type II secretion system F family protein produces the protein MPEFRYEVINSSGKSEKGKISASSKLEALELLNRQGFIVTSIKPLSKTATGGAGKTFFPISTKEISLFSRQLSTMIASGVRIRDALQVLSVQTVFSNRFRKKIIEVVLAIEGGMTLSEALERSRVFDSLFINLVKAGEAGGVLDETLQRISDFYESMVDLENQVKSAMSYPLFMMAFAVGIVSVIVLFILPNLISAFGGNFTPTGVMGLLVSANKLLKNHWLAVILTLVGAFAGFKIFMKTKYGRLLKDFLGSLLPPVRKLREMSALERFSRTLAVLVASGVDLPTALQLSAEVSESTKIIRGMTLAIEDIKTGETIKNAIEKQRIFPSIVVSMINTGEETGKLDEVMFKVSEFYHAQVSTALKKLVSLVEPLMIIFIGGFIGFLAYTMYNTIFTLEQSVGG, from the coding sequence GTGCCTGAATTCAGGTATGAAGTGATCAACTCTTCTGGAAAAAGCGAAAAGGGGAAGATTTCAGCGAGTTCAAAGCTCGAAGCCCTTGAGCTCCTCAACAGGCAAGGATTTATAGTAACTTCAATTAAGCCTCTTTCGAAGACGGCCACTGGAGGAGCGGGTAAAACATTTTTCCCCATTTCAACAAAGGAGATAAGCCTTTTTTCAAGGCAGCTTTCTACTATGATTGCATCCGGCGTGCGTATAAGAGATGCATTGCAGGTACTTTCAGTCCAGACGGTTTTTAGTAACCGGTTCAGAAAGAAGATAATTGAAGTGGTGCTCGCAATTGAAGGCGGAATGACTCTCAGTGAAGCCCTGGAAAGATCTCGAGTTTTTGATTCCCTTTTTATAAATCTTGTCAAAGCAGGCGAGGCAGGCGGTGTGCTTGATGAAACTCTTCAGAGAATTTCGGACTTCTATGAAAGCATGGTCGATCTGGAAAATCAGGTGAAATCCGCTATGTCTTACCCTCTCTTCATGATGGCCTTTGCAGTTGGTATAGTGAGCGTTATAGTGCTCTTTATCCTTCCCAACCTGATAAGTGCCTTCGGAGGTAATTTCACACCTACTGGCGTGATGGGGCTTTTAGTATCTGCAAACAAACTTTTAAAAAACCACTGGCTGGCTGTCATTCTAACGTTAGTGGGCGCTTTTGCAGGTTTTAAGATTTTCATGAAGACAAAATACGGCAGGCTACTGAAAGATTTTTTGGGATCTTTACTCCCGCCTGTGAGAAAATTAAGGGAAATGTCAGCGCTCGAACGCTTCAGCAGAACTCTTGCAGTTCTGGTTGCGAGTGGCGTTGACCTGCCCACTGCTCTACAACTTTCCGCTGAAGTATCGGAAAGTACCAAGATAATCCGTGGAATGACTTTGGCAATTGAAGATATCAAAACTGGAGAAACAATAAAGAATGCTATAGAAAAGCAGAGGATATTTCCTTCCATTGTTGTTAGTATGATAAACACAGGGGAAGAGACAGGAAAACTCGACGAAGTGATGTTCAAGGTATCTGAGTTTTACCATGCTCAGGTCTCCACTGCATTGAAAAAGCTGGTTTCTCTTGTTGAACCTCTTATGATCATTTTTATCGGTGGCTTTATCGGATTTCTTGCATATACCATGTACAACACCATTTTCACCCTGGAGCAGAGTGTTGGGGGTTGA
- a CDS encoding 2-C-methyl-D-erythritol 2,4-cyclodiphosphate synthase: protein MYRTGIGYDIHPLKQGNKGLYVGGIKVSDLYYAEGHSDGDALVHAIVDAVLGASGKGNIGMFFPENFENLNRRSLEFLEYLCSEILSGDFEIVNIDSVVIVEKIRLLPYLEKITESIAKALGIERSKFNLKPKSGNGFFANSIQAYVTCLLATRGDGSA from the coding sequence ATGTATCGGACAGGTATTGGATACGATATCCATCCGCTAAAGCAGGGAAATAAGGGATTGTATGTTGGCGGCATTAAGGTCTCTGACCTCTATTACGCTGAAGGACATTCCGATGGCGATGCTTTGGTTCACGCGATTGTAGATGCCGTGCTTGGAGCATCTGGCAAGGGGAACATCGGGATGTTTTTTCCAGAAAATTTCGAAAATTTGAATAGAAGAAGTCTCGAATTTCTGGAATATCTGTGTTCGGAAATATTGAGTGGTGATTTTGAAATCGTGAATATAGATAGCGTTGTGATAGTAGAAAAAATAAGGCTTTTACCTTATCTTGAAAAAATCACCGAAAGCATAGCAAAAGCGCTTGGCATAGAAAGATCGAAGTTCAACTTAAAGCCGAAATCGGGCAATGGTTTCTTTGCGAATTCCATTCAAGCTTATGTTACGTGTCTTTTAGCTACAAGAGGTGATGGTAGTGCCTGA
- the dnaN gene encoding DNA polymerase III subunit beta, whose protein sequence is MRFSIERGEIFSRLESVANAVAQKSVKPVLSGVLFRTTAEGKIELLATDLETAIKAVTTPVHIDGEGAFVVEAKVILEVIRNLPSGEIIFELQDNNLIVRMEKSKFVLPTISPDQFPEIEPTHGGIEIETSVTVLELMIDRVIFCAAKDEFMRNLNGVYWEIQGGYLRLVAADGFRLALAEEKIETDIEDRFLLTLKSMKDLQSSIKTALSDDLRIVYDGAKVGFYFDGIEMIARVVDAEFPDYRKVLPKAFKTRVIANTVVLSDAVRRASIAARLGSESVKIELKDQSIKLIAKSPEHGESTEEFDVKKEGDDILIAFNPRFLADSIKKIDTEEVELNFVDSNSPLQMNPVDVEGYLYIIMPIRLI, encoded by the coding sequence ATGAGATTTTCCATTGAAAGAGGAGAGATATTCAGCCGGCTTGAATCAGTTGCCAACGCCGTCGCTCAAAAAAGCGTGAAACCAGTGCTTTCCGGTGTTCTTTTTAGGACAACCGCCGAAGGAAAGATTGAATTGCTTGCCACAGATCTTGAAACCGCTATAAAAGCGGTCACGACACCTGTGCATATAGATGGCGAAGGCGCTTTTGTGGTAGAAGCGAAGGTCATCCTTGAAGTCATAAGAAATCTTCCCTCAGGTGAAATTATTTTTGAACTTCAGGATAACAATTTGATTGTGAGAATGGAAAAGAGTAAATTTGTGCTTCCAACAATTTCCCCAGACCAGTTCCCTGAAATTGAACCCACGCACGGTGGTATAGAAATAGAGACATCTGTAACTGTTCTTGAATTAATGATAGACCGTGTCATCTTTTGTGCCGCAAAGGATGAGTTCATGAGAAACCTGAACGGAGTATACTGGGAGATTCAAGGTGGATATCTCAGGTTGGTCGCTGCTGATGGATTCAGACTTGCTCTTGCTGAGGAGAAAATCGAAACGGATATTGAGGATAGATTCCTTCTCACACTAAAAAGCATGAAAGATCTTCAATCAAGTATCAAAACAGCTCTCTCGGATGATCTCAGGATAGTCTATGATGGAGCTAAAGTGGGATTTTACTTTGATGGCATAGAAATGATTGCCAGAGTTGTGGATGCAGAATTCCCCGATTATCGAAAAGTTCTGCCAAAGGCTTTCAAAACAAGAGTAATAGCAAACACCGTTGTGCTCAGTGATGCTGTGCGCAGAGCATCAATTGCCGCGAGATTGGGAAGTGAATCTGTCAAAATAGAATTGAAGGACCAGAGCATCAAACTTATAGCCAAGAGCCCCGAACACGGCGAATCTACTGAGGAATTCGATGTCAAGAAAGAGGGAGATGACATTCTCATAGCCTTCAACCCGAGGTTTCTGGCAGATTCCATTAAAAAAATCGACACAGAAGAAGTGGAACTGAATTTTGTTGATTCGAACAGCCCTCTTCAAATGAATCCCGTTGATGTGGAAGGATATCTGTATATCATAATGCCGATCAGGTTGATTTGA
- the nfi gene encoding endonuclease V, with product MNIVKFEKVSDSREAIMLQKQLKSQLILDLPKAFELRTVAGVDVSFPEPGMGLCVIIVLSATTLEIIELAHHFMKVEFPYISGLLSFREGPIFLETHAKINSQPDLYFFDGQGTAHPRGLGLASHMGLLLGKPSVGIAKSHLFGSYENPGLDKGQWSPIKDHTGNIIGAVLRTRTGKKPVFVSPGHLIDIKHSIELTLKFTTKYRIPEPTRLAHIWTQKLKRTISI from the coding sequence ATGAATATTGTAAAATTCGAAAAAGTATCAGATTCCAGAGAAGCTATTATGCTTCAAAAGCAGCTTAAATCCCAGCTGATATTGGATCTTCCTAAAGCCTTTGAATTGAGAACAGTCGCGGGTGTAGATGTATCTTTTCCAGAACCGGGAATGGGGCTTTGTGTAATAATTGTGCTCTCTGCCACCACCCTTGAAATCATTGAACTTGCCCATCACTTTATGAAAGTGGAATTCCCATACATTTCCGGTCTTCTTTCTTTCAGGGAAGGGCCTATATTCCTGGAAACACATGCCAAAATAAATAGCCAACCCGACCTATATTTCTTCGATGGACAGGGAACAGCCCACCCGAGAGGTCTGGGTCTGGCTTCACACATGGGCTTGCTTCTGGGGAAACCCAGTGTCGGGATAGCCAAATCTCATCTGTTCGGAAGTTACGAAAACCCCGGGCTTGATAAAGGTCAATGGTCTCCAATAAAGGATCACACAGGGAATATAATAGGAGCTGTTCTTAGAACGCGTACAGGGAAAAAGCCTGTTTTTGTTTCGCCGGGGCATTTGATAGATATAAAGCACTCAATCGAGCTAACGCTGAAATTCACTACGAAGTACCGCATCCCTGAGCCAACCAGGTTGGCACATATCTGGACCCAAAAATTGAAAAGGACTATCTCAATCTGA
- a CDS encoding ROK family glucokinase codes for MSSYVVGIDLGGTETKIGIIDHDGHIVEKAIIPTQVSKGSNDVIRRIAQKVNELVDEKGMRNDILGIGVGSPGSIDREKGVVIFSPNFQDWKNVPLAEKLEELTGFKAYIENDANAFALGEWAFGKFKGAPNIVALTLGTGVGGGVISRGELITGSKGFGGELGHVIIEPDGPLCGCGSHGCLEALASATSIVRLVIEYRKRYPRSSVFANEEITAKAVFDSAKSGDELAELVVERATRALAVGIAGFVHIFNPNVVIIGGGVSRAGNYLLEKIEKKIKSYVMESFWDTFEIALSELVEDAGIKGAASIVYFRLR; via the coding sequence ATGAGCAGTTACGTGGTAGGAATCGATCTCGGTGGAACAGAAACAAAAATCGGGATCATAGATCATGATGGCCATATTGTTGAAAAAGCGATCATTCCAACGCAGGTTTCAAAGGGAAGTAACGATGTAATAAGGAGAATTGCTCAAAAAGTCAATGAATTAGTTGATGAAAAAGGCATGAGGAACGATATTTTGGGAATCGGAGTTGGCTCTCCCGGGTCAATAGACCGCGAAAAAGGAGTTGTCATTTTTTCACCTAACTTTCAGGATTGGAAAAACGTTCCCCTCGCGGAAAAACTCGAAGAGTTGACAGGCTTTAAGGCTTACATTGAAAATGATGCCAACGCTTTTGCCCTCGGAGAATGGGCCTTTGGAAAATTCAAAGGAGCTCCTAACATAGTTGCATTGACTCTGGGTACCGGTGTTGGCGGAGGTGTTATCTCACGCGGGGAGTTGATAACGGGAAGTAAAGGTTTTGGCGGCGAACTGGGACATGTGATAATTGAACCCGACGGCCCTCTTTGTGGTTGTGGTTCTCATGGTTGCCTTGAAGCACTGGCCTCAGCGACCTCTATTGTAAGGCTGGTTATTGAATACAGGAAAAGGTATCCGCGTTCCAGTGTTTTTGCCAATGAAGAAATTACCGCCAAAGCCGTTTTTGATTCAGCGAAATCCGGTGATGAATTGGCAGAGCTGGTGGTCGAGAGAGCAACCAGAGCTCTCGCTGTTGGCATTGCTGGATTTGTTCACATTTTCAATCCCAACGTTGTTATTATCGGTGGCGGCGTAAGCCGAGCAGGAAACTATCTTCTTGAAAAAATTGAAAAAAAGATCAAAAGCTATGTAATGGAATCTTTTTGGGACACTTTTGAGATTGCTTTAAGCGAACTCGTTGAAGATGCTGGCATCAAAGGTGCAGCATCCATTGTGTATTTCAGATTGAGATAG
- the rho gene encoding transcription termination factor Rho: protein MAQNCAPTKLSPRRKKASEPAENEQATSTSEQSKVVDEKKKTEKEETSPVASQSETPPTSSQETQAETAENNKVKDTIREVEIDISQLQKMPIREIYKLARKYEIAGYTQMAKKELIFAILKAQTESYGYFFDHGILEVTENGYGFLRTLENNLLPSPNDIYVSQSQIRRFNLTTGDWVAGQIRKPKEGEKYFALLRIEAINQKPVNMASERISFQNLTPIYPNERFILETEKEIVSTRIIDLFSPVGKGQRGLIVAPPKAGKTTLLKEIANGIASNHPETVRIILLIDERPEEVTDLRRSTDAYVIAAPFDMHPEKQIRVAEMTIEMSKRMVEFGYDVVVLLDSITRLARAYNLYVPPSGKLLSGGVDPSALYKPKYFFGAARNIEEGGSLTIISTALVETGSKMDEVIFEEFKGTGNMELVLSRQLANKRIFPAINLNLSGTRKEELLLPTEILKKVWILRRMVSSLGEEEGLTTIMEKLRSTSDNEEFLDLIDMHKNRY from the coding sequence ATGGCGCAAAATTGTGCGCCAACTAAATTGAGTCCCAGAAGAAAAAAAGCATCAGAACCAGCTGAAAACGAACAAGCAACATCAACATCAGAGCAATCAAAGGTTGTCGATGAAAAGAAAAAGACAGAAAAAGAGGAAACTTCTCCCGTTGCCAGTCAGTCAGAAACACCCCCGACATCTTCCCAGGAAACGCAAGCAGAAACCGCAGAAAACAACAAGGTAAAAGATACCATCCGTGAAGTGGAAATTGATATTTCTCAACTTCAGAAGATGCCCATCAGGGAAATCTACAAACTGGCACGCAAATATGAAATCGCAGGCTATACCCAGATGGCGAAAAAGGAGCTCATTTTTGCCATTCTCAAAGCTCAGACGGAATCTTATGGCTATTTCTTCGACCACGGGATCCTTGAGGTTACTGAAAATGGCTATGGATTTCTCAGAACCCTTGAAAACAACCTTTTGCCAAGCCCAAATGATATCTATGTCAGCCAATCGCAGATACGGAGATTCAATCTCACCACCGGAGATTGGGTAGCAGGCCAAATAAGGAAGCCAAAAGAGGGCGAAAAATATTTTGCGTTGCTGAGGATTGAAGCAATAAATCAGAAACCCGTCAATATGGCTTCTGAAAGGATAAGCTTCCAGAACCTCACCCCTATATATCCAAATGAGAGGTTTATTCTTGAGACTGAAAAGGAAATCGTAAGCACGAGGATAATTGATCTTTTTTCTCCGGTTGGCAAAGGTCAGAGGGGGCTTATAGTCGCGCCGCCAAAAGCCGGGAAAACAACTCTTCTCAAAGAAATAGCAAATGGTATCGCTAGCAATCACCCGGAAACGGTGAGGATTATTCTCCTGATTGATGAAAGGCCTGAAGAAGTAACCGATCTCAGGAGATCAACTGATGCCTATGTGATAGCCGCTCCCTTCGATATGCACCCTGAGAAGCAGATTAGAGTAGCTGAAATGACCATTGAAATGTCAAAGAGGATGGTCGAATTCGGTTATGATGTCGTGGTGCTTCTGGATAGTATTACAAGGCTGGCAAGAGCCTATAACCTGTATGTTCCCCCAAGTGGCAAATTACTCAGCGGGGGCGTAGATCCCTCAGCGCTCTATAAACCGAAATATTTCTTTGGAGCAGCACGAAATATAGAAGAGGGCGGAAGCCTTACGATAATCTCAACAGCTCTTGTTGAAACCGGGAGCAAGATGGATGAGGTAATTTTTGAAGAGTTCAAAGGGACTGGCAACATGGAATTGGTATTGTCAAGACAATTGGCAAACAAGCGAATTTTCCCGGCGATAAATCTAAATCTCTCTGGAACAAGAAAGGAAGAACTTTTGCTACCTACGGAAATTCTCAAAAAGGTCTGGATATTACGTCGTATGGTCTCTTCTCTCGGTGAAGAAGAAGGATTGACCACCATTATGGAAAAACTGCGTTCAACTTCGGATAACGAAGAATTTTTGGATTTAATCGATATGCACAAAAATAGATATTGA